Proteins from a genomic interval of Macrobrachium nipponense isolate FS-2020 chromosome 28, ASM1510439v2, whole genome shotgun sequence:
- the LOC135201450 gene encoding sodium/glucose cotransporter 1-like — protein MSFENETTELVGNASFTNINVTRADGNGIVFTLSILDSVIIALYLLISICLGLYLSRKHRTAGDYFLAGRSTTWPFIGLSLYASNMSSMILVGLAGDGYKTGISVYTYEWMAAVILALFAMFSIPTIFRSELYTLPEFLERRFSAATRYYFSILTIFLNIFADTAAGLYGGALVINMVFPQLQIWHTIAILAVVAGVYTISGGLAAVIYTDALQAVTLLLGSVLISIFTLIEAGGWSRVKQDIPESFLSMVQPASDQTVPWTGFITGLPLLGIYYWCTNQTIAQRVLSSKSINHGRLGCILAAFLKLPVLFIMVLPGTVARVLYPDLENADLVYPTLMFKLLPMGILGLVLSGFIAALMSQIDSTLNSASTLVTMDFIKKFRPNYSEQKLMNIGRFVTFLFMLASVLWAPLLGKFGSIFQYFQRILAYLVPPVVAVYIGGFFWKGANARGAILGLVLGNVWGIAMFVIIEVMNLFYIHFLHVSAILFALSFLLMAGVSLTSGKPSTEEQHKVTWSSEQLVEDFKNLKEGPVWKHYSIYLILLMVVTVVILGVFW, from the coding sequence ATGTCTTTTGAAAACGAAACCACAGAACTTGTAGGTAATGCCTCATTTACCAACATAAACGTGACAAGAGCAGATGGAAACGGCATTGTTTTTACCTTGAGCATACTTGACTCTGTAATCATAGCCTTATACTTACTGATTTCCATATGCCTTGGTCTGTACCTCAGCCGCAAGCACAGAACGGCTGGTGACTATTTCCTGGCGGGGCGCTCAACAACATGGCCATTCATAGGACTGTCTTTGTATGCTTCGAATATGTCTAGCATGATACTTGTAGGACTGGCAGGGGATGGCTATAAGACAGGGATATCAGTTTACACGTACGAATGGATGGCTGCCGTCATTCTCGCACTCTTTGCCATGTTTTCTATTCCCACTATATTCAGGTCAGAACTCTACACATTGCCAGAGTTTTTAGAAAGACGATTCAGTGCCGCTACCAGATATTATTTCTCTATCCTCACCATCTTCCTTAACATATTCGCTGACACAGCCGCTGGTCTGTACGGAGGAGCCTTGGTCATCAACATGGTATTTCCCCAGTTGCAGATATGGCATACTATAGCAATATTGGCTGTAGTTGCTGGTGTATATACCATCAGTGGTGGTCTTGCAGCTGTAATTTACACAGATGCTCTGCAGGCCGTGACATTATTGCTTGGCTCTGTTTTGATATCAATTTTTACTTTGATTGAGGCAGGGGGCTGGAGCAGGGTAAAGCAAGACATTCCAGAAAGCTTTTTGAGTATGGTGCAGCCAGCCTCTGATCAAACAGTCCCCTGGACAGGCTTTATAACTGGCCTTCCTCTGCTTGGAATTTATTACTGGTGTACCAACCAAACCattgctcagagagttctcagctCTAAGAGCATTAATCATGGCCGATTAGGGTGTATTCTTGCTGCTTTTCTCAAGCTACCCGTGTTATTCATAATGGTACTGCCAGGCACAGTAGCAAGAGTACTTTACCCGGATCTGGAAAACGCTGATCTTGTATATCCCACTCTCATGTTCAAACTCTTACCTATGGGGATTTTAGGACTTGTGTTATCAGGATTCATCGCAGCTCTGATGTCCCAGATAGATTCCACCCTCAACTCTGCATCAACACTAGTTACAATGGATTTTATCAAGAAGTTCAGACCGAATTACTCCGAGCAAAAGCTTATGAACATCGGTAGATTTGTGACGTTTCTATTTATGCTAGCATCTGTCCTGTGGGCACCGCTGCTTGGCAAGTTTGGTTCCATATTCCAGTACTTTCAAAGGATATTAGCATATTTGGTACCACCTGTCGTGGCTGTGTACATCGGCGGATTCTTCTGGAAGGGTGCTAATGCTCGGGGAGCTATCTTAGGCCTTGTCCTTGGCAATGTCTGGGGTATTGCAATGTTCGTCATCATTGAGGTCatgaatttgttttatatacactTCCTGCATGTGTCTGCCATATTGTTCGCTCTCAGTTTTCTGCTAATGGCTGGCGTTAGCCTGACTAGTGGCAAACCAAGTACGGAGGAACAACACAAAGTTACGTGGTCTTCTGAACAGCTGGTTGAAGATTTCAAGAACCTAAAGGAAGGCCCTGTGTGGAAACACTATTCCATTTACCTGATACTGTTAATGGTAGTTACAGTTGTAATATTGGGAGTTTTTTGGTAG